The DNA region TAACATGACTCtcagagagagggtgagaaCGAGTGTACCGATGCTGCCGATAATAAATactaaaactgtttcaaatattcagaatcaatatgTATCTACTGATGTTTTTAACAGTACTAGttaatgtgtaaatatttttacagtGGTCTCAGAGAGATAATTCATGTCAAGCTTTTTTCTTGTCCACAAGGGGGCAGTATGTGACTTCTGTGAAGCTTGGGTGTGCCATGGCAGGAAATGTTTGAGCACTCATGCCTGCGTGTGTCCTCTGACTGATGCAGACTGCATCGAGTGTGAACGCAGTGTCTGGGATCATGGTAAGacacccccctcccccaccaCCCTCACCCCTCACCCCCATTTGTTTGAAATTCACCCTGTCACATCAGCGTCACACCAAAGCTCAAACCCCTGGCTATTTTAACTTCATGAATAGGAGGGCGAATCTTCCGTTGTTCCTTTTGTCAAAACTTCTTGTGTGAGGATGATCAGTTTGAGCACCAGGCAAGCTGCCAAGTCCTCCAGGCGGAGACATACAAATGTGAGTCATTTGCTTTTCCTTTCACAATGTGATTTTGGCTCTTTGTAGTTAATGGGGAAAGTGAAGTGTATCTTCTCCATTGCAGAGAATAATATCTAGAGGGTATGTGTGCAGAAGAGGGAATGTGGTTGTTTACTCTTTGTTTAACCTTTTCTCGCGTTCCATTTTAGGTGTTTCCTGTAATAGACTGGGGCAACACTCCTGCCTGCGCTGTAAGGTGAGGGAAACATCTATCCAAACTTTACAACACACAGTGGAGGGACTTAATTCTGTCCGAAGTTTTAGGCTGCACAAAGCATTTTTTATGTAAAACTATACCCATCTTATCAGCTCACATCACAAACTGTTTCCACAACCCACATCTCCTAACTGATAAGAGAGTCAAATTGAATTCTCTATTTCGTTTGCTTTTAATCTGTTTGTATCAATATGCCTGGCACGTGGGCAACGAGGAAACAAAACTTAGGAATGAAATGGAAAACTTTTCACTAAATAGCAGCAAGAGAGCGCTCCAATCAGATAAAACTGGATTCACCAAATGAGGCTCGAGCTGCTGCCAGAAGATAATTTTTCCTTCATTAAAGCAGGCTGCAGTGCATCGATGTCAGACCACACGATCTCTAATCTGTTAAAACAAGTTGGCTGTCACTAGCGTTAAAAGGTTTACCACTAGGCAATGTAGTGTCACAGCTTTATCTACAAAATGCACAAGTGGTTTGGTAGCTTATGATATTACAATTTGGCACGGCAGTGTCACTGATACAGCACATTTCACTACAGGTAAACGCAACATGCTTTACATAAAATGCTAACAAGAATTAACATGTAATGAGGAATACAATTGATTAAACGCAGGAACATGCAGCAAtaaggaaagaaaacagaaaaccatcaaccagacacaaaaacacacacacacacacacacacacacactgtaactaCAGTAAACACAGAATCCACCGtagcaaagacacacacagctgacttTATTCTAACTCTGTCTTGAAAAAATATTCACATGCCAATATGTATGTTTAAAGTTATTGATGGGTGTGATCTGTCCTCCTGTTCACACTGATAGAGAGGAACCTCTTCTTAAACTTCTGTATTTCAGCCTGGATCCAATCACCCTAAGTGACTAATGAGATAACAGTTTTTGAagtccagtattgagggagAGGGCTGCAGCTGCAGTGTAATCCCCACAGGCAGTTGTGCACTGTCAATGTACTGCCactaaagtgcttgtttttgccactgcaggctcagattgttattataagtgtctgacaacatgacAGAAAGGACCCTGCAAAGAAATTAACGTTTTTCTGTCTCATgagaggtgacttgttgcaggaaaaacaacGCTGGAAATGTTagtgagagttggagagaggagtgccaggaagagtttgttgtgttagAGTACAGAAAGACGagcttaatgtcagacagttaAGGTCAGGTTAGAAGCAAAAAAAACGTTTACTTACATTGAACCTTGGTTGGGGCAATGTGACAAGAGCAGAGTGACCTGAAGCAAACATTGTGTGATATTGGGCCAGAACGAGCTGTAGTAGAAAGCCACGTATTAAGATAAAATAATGCAAGTGCCAGAAATGGCAGGTAATTAAACCCATACATACCTATGCACATGGAAAGTTAGGTATGATAGTTGTCTGAGTATAAGAATGTTTAGTGAACTGTTCTGTGTTGTCTCACTGTTGCGGCATTTGAAGTTGTAAGCTTAAAAAAACCCAAGCATGGGTAATAGGGTACTAGTTCAATAATACAGgaggttttttttccataataCTACTACACTGTGAGTCCTCAGCTAGTGTGAGTTGGAGTTAGCTAAATCTGGTGAGTTTCTCTGTCTGGTGTCATTGTCCTGTAAGAAAACCACATGTGAGTACAGGAAGTATCTGAGCAAGTGTTTACTTGGACATGAATAGCCTGCCCATGAAGCTTATCCTGGTGATAACAGTATTCAGGATATGGTATTTATGTGCTCGGACACAAACGGGCTACTTTAAAGACTCGTTCATGAACgggttattcatgtccatgttaTGCACTCAGTGtggggaaacacaaagagggaaTTTTGTACTGAAAAGACATTCTCTTTCACTTTGGAAAAGTTCCCACTGTTGATGTCTCATGTGAGATTCAGCAGGACCTGagcaggggcgaaaatcccatttcctAGTttggggggacaataaacagtaacattttagagaataattccagcgggggacaaggaaaaaaagttgtagtctgtcttttatacagcatcttttaccgcaatttgacgctttaatcttctctctgtctctccaacaggcagagtgaatgtctgtaataactaaactaaaactaaaactaaacatttcctgcaattaaactggtaaactggtttataaacagtgtgctgtgagatctgccacTGCGCACctcgcgcgtaatgaccgcttctcgtctgcacgtctttgatgtttgcctcactgacaggtggagagcctacagacaggtacccatacgAGCAGCTCCaccacaaccgtgcgtaatagtcgcgcgtaatgacggCTCCTCGTTTGCACGTCTTTcgtgtttgtctcactgacaggtggagagcctacagacaggtacccatacgAGCCGCTCTgccacaaccgtgcgtaatagtcgcgcgtaatgaccgttccttgtcagttagactgcatgtcattcatgtttgtctcactgacaggtggagagcccacagacaggtacccattgctctgccactgactgctcttgtcctgtcctctccctcttctttctctcctgtcctctctgactatcactaaactctgagcttaatcattagcttttagcttagcagcactcgtaattgagtaggcttttgaacaatgcagaagaaatgttgcagacagtttatattatcagcctgggcctggggcttgttgtaacagtaaatgggatgtgttgtaacttgtgtaagttaaactgtgtctgtgtgagtgaacatcttaccctgcgatgcgcgatgtgggcagcggttccagccacacgctgctactgctgccaagcagccccgcccgttggaaagagtgtgggatataccactgctaggaatgggagggagggactaaatcttttaagatttaaatagcacattattgcgcgattataatgagcactgcttacattgtgctttcaatacatactactgcattgttcaaaaattattaattgtgtctcaaattattctaggggggtacagctttactggAGGGGGAGTTCCCCCTGTACCTCTCGGGATATCCGCCCCTGGACCTGAGCGTGCATTTTTGCACGCAACGAACAGTGGATTTTGTCCCTTGTTTTTTACTGGGGACTCACGTTAGGAAGGGATTTTCCACAGCAAGTGTGGACAAAAGATGTCTGAGCTTTTCATTTGAAGCCAGTAGATCAGCCCCAACAGTTACATAAGAACAGCCTGTTTCTTTAAATAGATGTGGGTGATTGACGTGACTTGTCAAAACGAGCCCGAATGGTAGTTggatttcatttttatatttgcactaTATGTCAAAATAACGTGTGCGCCGCTAACATTTCCACTGTGTTCTTTCAGGCCTGTTACTGTGATGATCACGCCAAGAGTAAGGTCTTCAAACAGGAGAAAGGCAAAGCTCCACCCTGCCCCAAGTGTGGTCACGAGACCCAGGAGACCAAAGACCTCAGCATGTCCAGTGAGtttcaagttgtttttttccacgaACGGAAGTTGCAGCAGCCTCCACTTCCCTGCTGAGTCTTGATCTCAAAAACGAAACAGAAAGAGTGAGAAAGCGGGGACATTTATAAAGAAATGAGCCTTTATTTCCTGTAAAATCTTGAAATAAGACACTTGTTTGACCCCTCTGAGACAGCAAACAGATCATTCTCTGGTTCctgttttttcaatttttttacctttttattcAACTTTTACTTGCACTTTTTGTGATATTGACACATTTAATACACTGTTTATGAGAGAGGTGCATCTGACCAAGCGGCTCTTTGGACAGATGACTCCTGTGTGACTACTTTAAATTCAACAACATTGCAGTGTAaccaaaatgtaatgttatgTCATTGATTTATTGAGCTTGGTCCTTGaccatggagaaaaaaaattgtaaagtTTCCCCTGCAAGATTTCCTCGGGGGTGCTTTCATTGCAGACCAGATCAATTGACTATGTAAAACAGATGTGTGGTGCAGTGGGCAGCATGCAGTTTGTTGGCTGATGGCAGCCTGTACATGTGCTATAGGTACTGAGTGTGTCGGATTGTGAATAGGGCCAGCTCTGTATGGAGTCTTCATATCTTTTAACGGCAGATACCGCATGTATATAAGACAAATTTCCTTCGGGATATTGAAGTCCATCTTATGTTATCTTAATCATATCTGTCTACATTAGGTCCACAACTaaggattattttcactgttgattattttcttgattaatcaatcagttgtttggtctataagaTGTCAGATAATGGTGAAGAATGTTGATCAGCGTTTCCCAAAGCCCgagatgacgtcctcaaatgtcttgtttagtccacaacccaaagataaaCAGCCTATTGTCATAAAGGAGGGCATTAACcgtaaaatattcacatttaaaaagctgaaatcagaaaattttgactttttttcttgagaCATTTTCTTGGTAAGAGTAGACAATGCCCATACACTGTCCTATTATTTGCTACGcactttatttgatttttatttgattttaaataaagtttattgcaAGTAGTAGGACAGTGTGTGATAATTCTTCTCTTActtatggactttttttttcttaaaaaaaagactcaaactgattaatcGATTGTCAAATTAGTCAGGGATTGATTTAAAAGTTGACAACTGATCAATTAATCGTTGCAACTCTGGTCGATGTTACTTTCAATTACTATATGTTTTTATACAAAatattataatgtgtttagatTTTTCTCGTGTCGTACATAACAAGGAAATTCGGTGTTCCCAGCTACCCAAATAAGAAACATGTAAGACAAGGGTTAAAAATCTTTGTTAATCATGCAGTGgaggaaatattttatttctggaaACCAGTTTTAAAGCAGTGGTAAACAGTGGTTGAGCAGTGAGCAGGTATTTACTGTATATCTCAGGAAAACAGATGCTTAGCTTTGTGACGTGAATGCTATGGTAATACATGAGAGGCACTAACTGGGGCTAGTGAAGTAAATTTAAACTGCAATTAATCTGTAAAACATTAACGtggtttttaaaatattaccCTACTTTATTTGTCGCTTCACCATTAAAGCAAATGAAACCAGAGCTAATGTCACGTCTGTGTCTTCTCTGCAGCTCGCACGTTGAAATTCGGCCGACAAGCCGGTGGCGACGACGACTACTATTACGACGGAGCGTCAGGGTACGACTCCTACTGGAAGAACATGGCATCCGGAGGCGGCCAACAAGACGGAGACGATGATGACTAtgaggaagatgaggatgatgatgatgaggaggaggatgatgatgaggaagaggaagatgatgatgacgaggaggaagaagaaggggaAGAGGAAAAGGCTGCTGATGCCATGGCTGGTCTTAAAGTGGACGGGGCTGCCTGAGCTGAGACAGAGACTGGACAGCTCGGTCCTATAGATCCAGATGAGCTGCAGCAGATGTTCAGTTGTTACAGTGAAGGAATCaacagagacaaacatgacGAATCCAAGAAACACAGTTGGCACTAGTACTGAAACCATATCTACATTTTTGTATCAATCCCTTACTCTGAGAAATGTTTCTTACAAAACCCACTCACACTGCTGCACAAGAACGAGAAGATTAGTAGAAATTGACTGACTGAAAATTAAGCAAACAAGACTAAATAAATATTAAGATTTTGTCACTCATCCTGAGAGAAGTCTTGTTTTCTGCTTTGGTGTTACATTCCACTTGGATTGTGAAAGGAGGCCCCGGGGCCAGAATGAACTGTTGACTCCTTTAATTAGGAACATGCACCATGCACATTTGGCACGATGAATGACATGATGAATAGCTCTGAATACTACAATACCCATGAGCCTTTGCCACGGTAGCACCAGAGAACAAGCCAGTCTTTAGCTGAGTCACAGCTGTAGCTTGCTGTTGTGAACAAAAAtggcatttatttgtttatagaTCAGTGACACTGTGTTACCATTAatatgtgaagaaaactttatttttcttgtgtgtCTCCACAGCTGGTGATCACATCTAACAGCATCAgcactatatcaaaacatgttacaaactcacacacagctCGTGCAGTCAAGTCTTGtctatccagtcgtatgctctgcacttcccaaacacatgcacatgcacctTGTGAATTAAAAccgaactgaaagtgaaacttatctttGCCCTCTTTAAAACCAGACTCCCATACTAAGGGTTTTTCGCCTTGTACTTTCCAAACACGTACATGTGTTCGGAAAGTACAGAGCATATGAGTGGATACTTGAGATATGGAATATACTGCAAGAGTTgtgtgttttgatatagttttccCGCTGCTAAACCAGGTACTGGATCAaccagttcaattcaattcaattcaattcaattcaattcaattcaattcaattcaattcaattcaattcaatgccattattgtcattgcacagcAGTACAATGACACACTATGGGTAAAAAAAGGAGAATATATTATgcagtaataaataaattaataagtaATATAAATCAGTGCAGTTTGATAAGAGCAGCAGTACAGAATTAATCGCACATCTGGCCCAGCCAAGGAGCATACACAGTATGCACTATTGCatattagatgagttaattatCTTATTTATTAATCAGTAACTTTGCTGATTTCATGGAGGCATGCTATAAAAAAGTCTTCACAAATACAGGGTAACACGGCACGGCTAACTGATTAACAAAAGTGGTCATTTGGTGAGTGAACTTTGGCCATCGTATATAGATCTTTTAGGAGCACATAACAGAATTTTAAGTTCCCTTATCTGATGATTGTTACAGAAATGGATGCTGGGAGGCAGTGTTAAATTCTTTGCTTGTGTTATTTGTGTTTACAGGCTTGTACTGGTGATGTTTTCTAATATCTAATGCAGTTGTTAATCTTTTTCACTGATGTTGCGAGTATATGAACTCTGGGTGCCTGAAATAACCCGTCCCACTTCACAACTCTGTAATGCATAAAGCTTTTGAAGGAGGTGATTAATATAATGATGATATCATGATTATTCTGCCCATGAAAAACACATTAGACTCAAAAATGATATTGCTTCACACATATCCAACAATATATTTGAGAACCAAAGAATACAAATGTATTGACTTTGCTATACCACAGGCAAAACGAACTATAGCTCTTAGCTGGAAGAAGTTTTAGTTGTTGGGTTTGTTGTGTTGGTTTATGTGAGTGTAAACATTTGTTGTAATAACATTTGgacattaaaaaagcaaagaaaaattGAGTTCATGTTCCCAAACAAATTATCAGGTAAGGACATCACCACAgaccacacacacccacaaagccaatgtgtgtgtttgataatCAGTCTGAAATAAAAAGTTACAGTCATGATGTCTTTGTAACAAGAGTTGCGCTGCTTAAAGGAATTTATCTGCATCTTACTGTGGTAATTGGACTGGATTACTCTGCCTCAGTGCAACACAAAGTTTATCCAAACAACTTGCCATGTTTGATCTGATCCGTGTTGAGGCATGTTTATGTTAAATATGCCACTGAATAATACAAACAATATCTGATTGATCATTTTCACATGGAGGTGACAGCCTCGGTCGTTACTGGCATATTTATCAATCTGTGCAATTAAAGACAGATCTGTCAACAGCAGCTCTGACACGCAGTGGCGAGGAACAAGGTGACGAAGCAGAGGAGGAGTGAACTCTTAACATGACGCGAGCAGGGCGTGTGTCAGTGGATCGACATCTGGACCGCACTTAAGCTCCGCTCAAGTATTAACAACCCTGGACGAGGACCAATGAGACCAAACAGCTTCTTAAGAACAtgtgaaatgcaaaaatgtgatgTTGGCTTGTTGCTCCGCTGGGTAGGAGAGAGACCGATGCCGCTACGCAGATGATAGACTTCATGACGGCGCTCCCGGTGTTCCTCGTCCAGCCATCATGCCCCAGAGACCGGCGAGCGGTGAGCTGACTTTCcctctctgagtgtgtgtggcagcCAGGAGTGTAACCCAACCTGTAGCCTAACCAAACCTCGGGGTCGGACTACTAGTGTTGGTTAGAAGTACACGTTTTTCATTTAGGAGGGACAGAAAAGTGGCAAAGTTCAACACCTGCGAGAAATAACTGGTGCGTAATGATCGGAGGTGTGTCAACTTTGGTGATCCACGTGCACCCACGGGAGTTATTTCAGCTGCTGTCGGCGAACCGTGCGCCATTATGGTTATTTGGTGAAACTAAACAGGGCACTAACACTGGCattggtttagtttcactttcatttgGGGGCAGAGGACGTGATCTGGTTCAACTGGCCCCTCCTTCTGTTTGGAAGTATGTGGAAGCGCCGATGTGACGCTAATGTAAGACAACAAACATCTGCACAGCTGTAGGGAAAAAGCGCAGGAGGCACGTGCACAACAGGCTTTTACCTGCTATTATTTATCAAACTGCGTTTATGCGTTGGTGGCGGTCAGTGTGGGGAGTTTAGTTTGCACATAGCACCAGGCTGTATTCTGAGTTACTCACACAGATGACCCATTTTTTTGAACAGTACCTCCCAATGCTGGAAAAACAAGTCAAACTGTCCGTGAGTAAAAAAGTAGGTTACCATGATGTAAAAATATTCCATATATAAGGTTAACACTAAAAGTCTTACTTAGGAAAAAGTACTCAAGTATTATcagaaaaatgtacttaaattacagttcaaacacacacacacatacagtcagcTACTGTAAAACAGGGTTAATGGATAATACTTCTAATAAAGAAGTTTTTCAGCATtaaaaaattatgtttgttttattaatgtgttttaGACACTTGACAGCTTAAGAAGTAGGtccaaataaaaaaagtgacatttttgaGTAGGATGGATGTAAAATAAATAGGCATACGTTTGAATATGTTGAATAAAATAGTTTGACCACTAGTTATTACCacaagttttggaaaaaaatgaagttggttcaacttaatGAAGCGGTGGGAGGTCgaagcaaatcatgttggttgcACTAAACTATaattgagtttgtcagattatGAAAGACTCATGGGATTTACTCAATTGCCAAATTAGGAACtactaaaaaaaacatgcacattgttactttaattttattaagTTGGACCAGAGGATTCTTTTTTAGAGCATACTctaaaaatgcttaaaataacGATGTTTTGAgcataaaaaatatgtttgtttcatCAATGTGTTTTAGTCAGTTAAAGTTCAGTaaaattgacatttttgagtaggatggatgtaaaataagttaaaatatcttaaataaaatagtatgaccactaaata from Epinephelus fuscoguttatus linkage group LG3, E.fuscoguttatus.final_Chr_v1 includes:
- the znf330 gene encoding zinc finger protein 330, translating into MPKKKTGARKKAESRKEREKQSRANRDVVDVAKHPCNANMECDKCQRKQKNRAFCYFCNAVQKLPVCAQCGKTKCMKSSDCVVKHPGIHSTGMAMVGAVCDFCEAWVCHGRKCLSTHACVCPLTDADCIECERSVWDHGGRIFRCSFCQNFLCEDDQFEHQASCQVLQAETYKCVSCNRLGQHSCLRCKACYCDDHAKSKVFKQEKGKAPPCPKCGHETQETKDLSMSTRTLKFGRQAGGDDDYYYDGASGYDSYWKNMASGGGQQDGDDDDYEEDEDDDDEEEDDDEEEEDDDDEEEEEGEEEKAADAMAGLKVDGAA